The Niallia alba genome includes a window with the following:
- the hpaB gene encoding 4-hydroxyphenylacetate 3-monooxygenase, oxygenase component, whose protein sequence is MGVVNGKTFLERINRLNTEVWLDGEKIENISDHLAFKGILQSKASLYDLQCDPNFKVEMTFSSPLSGESVGVSYLQPKTKEDLLKRRKMMERWAKETAGMMGRSPDYLNTVIMSFASSASLLKESENCFPDHIQSLYETAREKDLSFTHTFITPQVNRSSLYLEYSNEPIAAKIIEKNNKGLIIKGARLLATQGGLTDELLVFGAPKFDPEEAFAFAIPSDTKGVKFLCRESFVGGDSTIDYPLSSRFEEMDSIVVFDHVLVPWERVFFYGDIRIANMFLTKSSFNPFAYHQVITRQIVKTEFILGLAETMINTIDVGEYQHIQEKMAEIIIGLETMKALLEKSENDATVNEQGWMIPSSTPLQVASNIFPKIYPRFSEIIQLIGASGLVSLPTEKMFLSEVGKDLNQYLQATCKSADERNKIFRLAWDLTMSSFGTRQTQYERYFFGDPVRLSGFLYNNYLKDSYIERINEFLR, encoded by the coding sequence ATGGGAGTAGTGAATGGAAAGACATTTTTAGAAAGAATAAATAGGCTAAATACGGAAGTTTGGCTGGACGGAGAAAAAATAGAAAATATCTCTGATCATCTTGCTTTTAAGGGCATTCTACAATCTAAAGCATCGCTTTATGATTTGCAATGTGATCCAAACTTCAAGGTGGAAATGACCTTTTCGTCCCCGCTTTCTGGTGAATCTGTAGGTGTGTCCTACTTACAGCCTAAAACAAAAGAAGATTTGTTAAAAAGGAGAAAAATGATGGAACGGTGGGCGAAGGAAACGGCAGGTATGATGGGCCGAAGTCCAGATTATTTAAATACGGTTATCATGAGCTTTGCCTCATCTGCTTCCCTATTAAAGGAAAGCGAAAATTGTTTCCCCGATCATATCCAATCCTTATATGAAACAGCAAGAGAAAAAGATCTTAGTTTTACCCATACATTTATAACCCCACAAGTAAATCGTTCAAGTCTGTATCTAGAATATTCTAATGAGCCAATTGCAGCAAAAATAATCGAGAAAAATAATAAAGGGCTAATTATTAAAGGGGCTCGACTTCTAGCCACACAGGGAGGACTTACAGATGAGCTCTTAGTTTTTGGCGCTCCCAAATTTGACCCAGAGGAGGCATTTGCATTTGCCATACCTTCAGACACAAAAGGAGTGAAGTTTCTATGTAGAGAATCCTTTGTAGGAGGAGATTCCACTATTGATTATCCATTAAGCTCCAGATTTGAAGAAATGGATTCCATTGTCGTATTTGATCACGTCCTTGTACCGTGGGAGCGTGTATTTTTCTATGGTGATATCAGAATTGCCAATATGTTTTTAACAAAAAGCTCTTTTAACCCATTTGCTTATCATCAAGTAATTACGAGGCAGATTGTTAAAACAGAGTTTATTTTAGGCTTAGCAGAAACAATGATAAATACAATTGATGTAGGCGAATATCAACATATCCAAGAAAAAATGGCAGAAATCATTATTGGATTAGAAACGATGAAGGCACTATTAGAAAAGTCAGAGAACGACGCTACGGTCAATGAACAAGGATGGATGATTCCAAGTTCAACACCGCTTCAAGTTGCTAGTAATATTTTCCCGAAAATTTATCCCCGATTTTCAGAAATCATTCAATTAATTGGCGCAAGCGGCTTAGTTTCATTGCCAACTGAAAAAATGTTTCTCTCTGAAGTGGGGAAAGATTTAAATCAATACCTTCAAGCAACGTGTAAATCTGCAGACGAACGCAATAAAATTTTTCGATTAGCTTGGGATTTGACAATGAGCTCTTTCGGTACAAGACAAACGCAATATGAGCGATACTTTTTTGGTGATCCTGTCCGTCTTTCCGGATTTTTATATAATAACTATCTAAAAGATAGTTATATTGAGAGGATTAATGAATTTCTGAGGTGA
- a CDS encoding lamin tail domain-containing protein, producing the protein MSLKKRIARRAFVVFVIGVFFFSTYFPAFPGLTIYAAERTGEKVDESTLTTETDSTLEASETEATTVEQEQEVTNEEEKAHLEEEESSSSKQEEPVTKEENKQQENDVKEEKTEEKAEEPLTEIEQEQEENQQETIDYAKLPPLLITELAPDSQGTDNFEFIELYNNTNQPIDLNSYYFYYHYIGGSTPDKIMSIPATTIAPQQSIVLWFNVKDLKIEDFNKHFSTSLTEHQVISFKGDFPGFANGGNRGVVIKNLDGQEVVSATYSSGETDNTGLDVHYAFPTEGTEMVKQQVKASPTPAVLGDGQVPTEPLQENPKGEDTEAPVITHEAKTTAKAGEAISFEATIVDDHKNPSAIFYYQVEPDQIYKAIEMQQDSANPHKFTVNIPKEDVQGNIAYYLEATDNKNIAKTSTYTIELEKEEAPEPADTYSDRPLLITELAPNSIGGGTDYYEYFELYNNSNQTLNLAAYSFYYVYTDLSREPVLFQLPATEMKSKEKLVFWFNNGDKTLEDFNKEYGTNLTSNEVVMFTDKAFPGFANGGNRALEIKDSDGKVMISASYLGSENDNDGKVVHYQFPHEGMEMAKYKVLADPSPGTIEANQVPTNVVELPEVPKDTEPPVISHNPIQTAKAFTAMTIEAIVTDNEVANPIVTLFYKKSADDNFKSLAMSKDAQGRYSISIPAAEVDGEIVYYIVASDGINESKTEEYNISVEETDIDFTKIPKLLVTEVVPDSANVGTADGYEYVEIYNNTDKAINFKDYKIQYRYNADPATDVIWPSIPDNVVIEPQKTLVFWIINAQNGEMTVADFNANYGTSLVENKDIVRIKSDGMANGSMRGLVIATNTKEEINVAYYNDEATQLDAAMNMGILYKFPEDGSTQSVKISAKTKLGTPGTVEPTQVPAQPVHVEDDTVPPTLTNATNIQEINQNDDVTIRAKATDDKGIKSVVLYYRTNDQADYEKLLLTVDPSDIEYYVTTLYAANFIAKESIEYYFVATDGQNEVTSEKYVIHIKNDSSNEPIHLNVKEDDILSGNVILKATSKENKADDVELFVDGKKVEQSSYSSLESQAYLAVDISGLNMYFKNAITMGDEIIYLLDKDNNSDWKTFTIPIDPNKLSIGENIITVRSGNKASPFQLDESEENRDDYNLRNVRLILADGTVIRDPKKANPVQVFDMGDDGTYRPFEDFTFTITEEQAKAKTYLWETTAVADGAYSIKAADKENEVTATVQVDNTAPVMKTNMEANKEYKGAFAIEASAVDGIAGVESLEVTLDDEKISVPFDTASSKLAPGTHDLKMVAVDKAGNKAETVISFSVTNENPNKPELIAPANNAATAVDGDPALKVKVTDPTEDSMDVTYYKGYKYEAKDSQVKSFENASDTEPPVELVPAGEKALTAEDVSAISSLDGKYLTTDSSTQFPYHRFEVELDSSIDEQDQVELVWNGKSLEGRKVSMYAWSIQENKWKLLTYKIAGAEDFALKADVHISEFADVANKINVLIQDEIPSSPDEYDYTFVWMSDTQYYSESYPYIYKRQTEWIAEKQEEMKIKYVLHTGDVVDESDDEQQWLYADEYMRVLEDNGVPYGVLAGNHDVDQLSNDYTEFSKWFGEDRFKDQPHYGESYKDNRGHYDLISAGGNDFIMIYMGWGVNDEDMQWINDVLKQYPDRKAILNFHEYLLVSGNRSPIGEEIFQKVVEKNENVFLVLSGHYHDSETLISEVDDDQDGIADRKVYQMLGDYQGGPEGGQGYMKLLHFDQKNNRIVINTYSPYLDDYNFYEPDEYPLKDELVIDFDLTVQEKQVATDYFAVNVYTNEEIGQQENVASGDTSEVVWKNLEEGQTYDWYVIAADNYTGTAISDIWSFTKGQPAPEVPSEPGDGDGEDGGSEDPTIPNPDDNDGGSEDPTIPNPDDNDGGSEDPTIPNPDGNGEGKDPSKDNTNQSGQKDNQSSILPNTATANYTIMLVGIVLLIVGMVIVSFRRIRKEA; encoded by the coding sequence GTGTCTTTAAAAAAGAGGATAGCAAGGAGGGCTTTTGTCGTCTTTGTTATAGGGGTATTTTTCTTTTCTACTTATTTTCCAGCATTTCCAGGTTTAACGATTTATGCAGCAGAACGAACTGGGGAAAAAGTAGATGAAAGCACACTAACAACAGAAACGGATAGCACGTTAGAAGCATCAGAAACAGAAGCAACAACAGTAGAGCAAGAACAAGAAGTAACAAACGAAGAGGAAAAGGCTCATTTAGAAGAGGAGGAATCATCGTCTTCTAAACAGGAGGAACCAGTAACGAAAGAAGAAAATAAGCAGCAGGAAAATGATGTGAAAGAGGAAAAAACTGAAGAAAAAGCAGAAGAACCACTAACCGAAATAGAACAAGAGCAAGAAGAAAATCAGCAAGAAACCATTGATTATGCAAAGCTACCACCACTACTTATTACTGAGTTAGCGCCTGATTCACAAGGAACCGATAACTTTGAATTTATCGAACTCTATAATAACACCAATCAACCGATTGACTTAAATAGCTATTATTTTTATTACCATTACATTGGTGGTAGTACTCCGGACAAAATAATGTCTATTCCAGCAACGACGATAGCACCTCAACAATCTATTGTCCTTTGGTTTAATGTAAAAGATCTTAAAATAGAGGATTTTAACAAGCATTTTAGCACTTCCTTAACAGAACATCAAGTCATTTCCTTTAAAGGAGATTTTCCTGGATTTGCTAATGGTGGCAATAGAGGAGTTGTGATAAAAAATCTCGATGGTCAAGAAGTAGTATCCGCTACATATTCATCAGGTGAAACAGATAATACCGGTTTAGATGTTCATTACGCTTTTCCAACAGAAGGAACAGAAATGGTAAAGCAGCAAGTGAAAGCTTCGCCAACACCAGCTGTATTAGGAGATGGACAAGTTCCAACTGAGCCGCTGCAGGAAAATCCAAAAGGAGAAGATACAGAAGCTCCAGTTATTACGCATGAAGCAAAGACAACAGCTAAAGCGGGAGAAGCGATTTCATTCGAAGCAACAATAGTAGATGATCATAAAAATCCATCCGCTATCTTCTATTATCAAGTAGAACCAGATCAAATATATAAGGCAATCGAGATGCAGCAAGATTCAGCAAATCCGCACAAATTCACAGTTAACATACCAAAAGAAGATGTGCAAGGTAATATTGCTTACTATCTCGAAGCAACAGATAATAAAAATATTGCTAAAACATCAACGTATACGATTGAACTAGAAAAAGAAGAAGCGCCAGAGCCAGCTGATACATATAGTGATCGTCCACTCTTGATTACAGAGCTTGCTCCTAATTCAATTGGTGGTGGAACCGATTATTACGAGTATTTTGAGCTATACAATAACTCCAATCAAACGTTAAATTTAGCTGCTTATTCTTTTTACTATGTATATACAGATCTTTCAAGAGAGCCAGTTTTATTCCAATTGCCAGCAACAGAGATGAAGTCAAAAGAAAAGCTTGTTTTTTGGTTTAATAATGGGGATAAAACGTTAGAGGATTTTAATAAGGAATATGGGACAAACCTTACAAGTAATGAAGTAGTTATGTTTACTGATAAAGCCTTCCCGGGATTCGCTAATGGAGGAAATCGGGCGCTTGAAATAAAGGATTCCGATGGGAAAGTGATGATTTCAGCTAGTTACTTAGGTTCTGAAAATGACAATGATGGCAAAGTGGTTCATTATCAATTTCCTCATGAAGGAATGGAAATGGCGAAATACAAAGTGTTAGCAGATCCTTCTCCAGGAACAATTGAAGCGAATCAAGTTCCAACAAATGTTGTGGAATTACCAGAAGTACCAAAAGATACGGAGCCACCGGTTATATCTCATAATCCAATTCAAACAGCAAAGGCATTTACCGCAATGACAATCGAAGCAATTGTAACCGATAACGAGGTAGCAAATCCGATTGTAACTTTATTTTATAAAAAATCAGCAGATGACAATTTTAAATCTTTAGCAATGTCTAAAGATGCGCAAGGTCGTTATTCGATATCTATTCCGGCGGCTGAAGTTGATGGGGAAATTGTCTATTATATCGTTGCCAGTGATGGAATCAACGAAAGTAAAACAGAAGAATACAATATTTCTGTGGAAGAAACAGACATTGATTTTACCAAGATTCCTAAACTACTCGTGACAGAGGTAGTGCCAGATAGTGCAAATGTGGGAACTGCGGATGGATATGAATATGTTGAAATCTACAATAATACCGATAAAGCGATTAACTTTAAGGATTATAAAATTCAATACAGATATAACGCTGATCCTGCAACAGATGTCATTTGGCCTTCTATTCCAGATAATGTCGTAATCGAACCACAAAAAACACTGGTATTTTGGATTATTAATGCACAAAATGGCGAAATGACAGTCGCTGATTTTAATGCGAATTACGGTACTAGTCTTGTAGAAAATAAAGACATTGTTCGAATAAAAAGTGACGGTATGGCAAATGGCAGTATGCGTGGATTAGTTATCGCTACGAATACAAAAGAAGAGATAAACGTTGCTTATTATAATGATGAGGCAACACAATTAGATGCGGCAATGAATATGGGAATTCTTTATAAGTTTCCTGAGGATGGTTCTACCCAATCGGTAAAAATTAGTGCAAAAACAAAACTAGGAACACCAGGAACTGTAGAACCGACACAAGTACCAGCACAACCGGTCCATGTTGAAGATGATACTGTGCCACCAACTTTAACAAATGCTACAAATATTCAAGAAATCAATCAAAATGATGATGTAACAATTCGTGCAAAAGCGACTGATGACAAGGGGATTAAATCTGTTGTTCTGTATTACCGTACAAACGATCAAGCGGATTATGAAAAATTACTTTTAACAGTAGATCCAAGTGACATCGAATATTATGTTACGACTTTATATGCAGCAAACTTTATTGCTAAAGAAAGCATTGAATATTATTTTGTGGCAACAGATGGGCAAAATGAAGTAACTTCCGAAAAATATGTCATCCACATTAAAAATGATAGTAGCAATGAGCCTATTCATTTAAATGTCAAAGAGGATGATATCTTATCTGGAAATGTTATTTTAAAAGCAACATCAAAAGAAAATAAAGCAGATGATGTAGAGCTTTTTGTGGATGGAAAAAAAGTGGAGCAAAGCTCGTACAGCTCTTTGGAATCTCAAGCTTATCTTGCCGTTGATATTAGCGGGCTAAATATGTATTTTAAAAATGCGATTACAATGGGTGATGAAATAATTTATTTATTGGATAAGGATAATAATTCCGATTGGAAAACATTTACGATTCCGATTGATCCAAATAAATTGTCCATCGGAGAAAATATCATTACTGTACGTTCTGGTAATAAAGCATCTCCATTTCAATTAGATGAAAGTGAAGAAAATAGAGATGACTATAACTTAAGAAATGTTCGCTTAATTTTAGCAGATGGTACAGTTATTAGGGATCCGAAAAAGGCGAATCCTGTTCAAGTATTTGATATGGGAGATGATGGTACTTACCGCCCATTCGAAGACTTTACTTTTACAATAACAGAAGAACAAGCGAAAGCAAAAACGTACCTCTGGGAAACGACAGCTGTTGCAGATGGAGCTTACAGCATTAAAGCGGCAGATAAAGAAAATGAAGTAACTGCAACGGTTCAAGTGGACAATACGGCACCAGTAATGAAAACAAATATGGAAGCAAATAAGGAATACAAGGGAGCCTTCGCGATTGAAGCAAGTGCAGTAGATGGAATCGCTGGAGTTGAATCATTAGAAGTAACATTAGATGATGAAAAAATTAGTGTTCCATTTGACACTGCTTCCTCAAAGCTTGCTCCAGGAACGCATGATTTAAAAATGGTGGCAGTAGATAAGGCTGGTAATAAAGCAGAGACTGTTATCTCGTTCTCTGTTACAAATGAAAATCCTAATAAGCCTGAATTAATTGCACCAGCTAATAATGCAGCAACGGCAGTAGATGGAGATCCTGCATTAAAAGTTAAAGTAACGGATCCAACTGAAGATTCAATGGATGTTACTTATTATAAAGGGTATAAATATGAAGCGAAGGATAGTCAAGTAAAATCATTTGAAAATGCTAGCGATACAGAACCGCCAGTAGAGCTTGTACCCGCTGGAGAAAAGGCGTTAACTGCTGAGGATGTTTCCGCTATTTCTTCTTTAGATGGAAAGTACTTAACAACAGATTCTAGTACACAATTTCCTTACCATCGCTTCGAAGTGGAACTAGATTCTTCTATCGATGAACAAGATCAAGTCGAGTTAGTGTGGAATGGAAAATCATTAGAAGGAAGAAAGGTTTCCATGTATGCATGGAGCATACAAGAAAATAAATGGAAACTATTAACCTATAAAATTGCGGGAGCAGAGGATTTTGCATTAAAAGCAGATGTGCATATAAGTGAGTTTGCCGATGTGGCTAACAAAATCAATGTGTTAATTCAAGACGAAATTCCGAGTTCTCCAGATGAATATGATTATACATTTGTCTGGATGTCTGATACCCAATACTATTCAGAAAGCTATCCATATATTTATAAGCGACAAACAGAATGGATTGCCGAAAAACAAGAAGAGATGAAAATTAAGTACGTCTTGCATACTGGAGATGTAGTGGACGAATCGGATGACGAGCAACAATGGCTTTACGCAGATGAATATATGCGTGTTTTAGAAGACAACGGTGTTCCATATGGCGTACTTGCAGGAAATCATGATGTAGATCAATTGTCTAATGACTACACAGAATTCTCTAAATGGTTTGGAGAAGATCGCTTCAAAGATCAACCCCATTACGGAGAATCCTATAAAGATAATCGCGGTCATTATGACTTAATATCAGCTGGTGGAAATGATTTCATTATGATTTATATGGGCTGGGGTGTAAATGATGAGGATATGCAATGGATCAATGATGTGTTAAAACAATATCCTGATCGAAAAGCAATTCTCAATTTCCATGAATACCTATTAGTTTCTGGAAATCGAAGTCCGATCGGAGAAGAAATTTTCCAAAAGGTAGTAGAAAAGAATGAAAATGTATTTCTTGTGTTATCCGGACATTATCATGACTCAGAGACGTTAATCAGTGAGGTTGATGATGATCAAGATGGAATTGCTGATAGAAAAGTCTATCAAATGCTCGGAGACTACCAAGGTGGTCCGGAAGGCGGACAAGGCTATATGAAGCTCCTTCATTTTGATCAAAAGAATAACCGTATCGTTATTAATACGTATTCACCATATCTTGATGATTATAATTTCTATGAACCAGATGAATATCCATTAAAAGATGAATTAGTGATTGATTTTGATTTAACTGTGCAAGAAAAACAAGTAGCGACCGATTACTTTGCGGTAAATGTTTATACGAATGAAGAAATCGGCCAGCAAGAGAATGTAGCAAGCGGCGATACTTCTGAAGTTGTTTGGAAAAACCTTGAAGAAGGGCAAACCTATGACTGGTATGTAATAGCTGCAGACAATTATACAGGAACAGCTATTTCTGATATTTGGTCATTCACAAAAGGACAGCCAGCACCAGAAGTACCTTCAGAACCGGGTGATGGAGACGGAGAAGATGGAGGAAGCGAAGACCCGACGATCCCGAATCCAGATGATAATGATGGCGGAAGCGAAGACCCGACGATCCCGAATCCAGATGATAATGATGGAGGAAGTGAAGACCCGACGATCCCAAATCCAGACGGGAACGGTGAAGGAAAAGATCCAAGCAAGGACAATACAAATCAAAGTGGGCAAAAAGATAATCAATCTTCTATCTTACCAAATACAGCAACTGCAAATTATACAATTATGTTGGTAGGAATAGTATTATTGATTGTTGGAATGGTGATAGTTTCCTTCCGAAGGATTCGCAAGGAAGCATAG
- a CDS encoding PadR family transcriptional regulator, with amino-acid sequence MISSDVIRGYNDTIILSLLLEKDSYGYEISKDIRTFTKEKYIIKETTLYSAFNRLIKNNYINSYYKEGEFGKRRTYYTITAEGRKYYQEKCQEWAVTQEVVNLFIKEGYNE; translated from the coding sequence TTGATCAGCAGTGATGTCATACGAGGATATAATGACACCATCATTCTTTCTCTATTATTGGAAAAGGATTCTTATGGTTATGAGATTTCAAAAGATATTCGAACATTTACAAAGGAAAAATACATTATTAAAGAAACGACCCTTTACTCCGCTTTTAATCGATTAATTAAAAATAACTATATTAACTCCTATTACAAAGAAGGCGAATTTGGAAAAAGAAGGACATATTACACCATTACTGCAGAAGGAAGGAAGTATTATCAGGAAAAATGCCAAGAATGGGCCGTTACACAGGAAGTAGTTAACTTATTTATTAAGGAGGGTTACAATGAATAG
- a CDS encoding permease prefix domain 1-containing protein — MNSIINYLDNVFASLPKTSEMEKLKQEMLSNMEDKYYELKEEGKTENEAIGIVISEFGNIDELLSELDLPLNEEKQQVHQLSEEEVDTFFHQTSKAMKSIGIGVMLCLLGSSLLVFFIQLFEQGFLTGITENTATLIGVAQLLLFIAIAVSLFIYSGQLLEKYKYIEKGTNLKLPIHLKKKIQMEKEASQPNFFRSLIIGVALCILSPIALLVTIAINDQAANYGVCILLVLIAIAVYLFIVSGGKKDAYDKLLKETSHSFEKKHEDKVIGAFAAIIWPLAVAIFLITGFVYGNWHINWIIFPISGLLMAMFSGAYSILKKEG; from the coding sequence ATGAATAGCATTATCAATTATTTGGACAATGTTTTTGCCAGCCTGCCAAAAACATCCGAAATGGAAAAACTGAAACAAGAAATGCTTTCAAACATGGAAGATAAATATTATGAACTGAAGGAAGAAGGAAAAACGGAAAATGAAGCTATTGGCATCGTAATATCTGAATTTGGGAATATAGACGAACTATTGAGTGAACTTGATTTACCATTAAATGAGGAAAAACAACAAGTACATCAACTCTCAGAAGAAGAAGTAGATACTTTTTTTCACCAAACTTCAAAAGCTATGAAATCTATTGGAATTGGTGTGATGCTGTGCTTACTCGGTTCCTCTCTATTAGTCTTCTTCATCCAACTATTTGAGCAAGGTTTTCTAACCGGGATTACAGAAAATACAGCCACCTTAATTGGTGTAGCACAATTACTTTTATTCATAGCAATCGCAGTTAGTTTATTCATTTATAGTGGCCAACTATTAGAGAAATATAAATATATTGAAAAAGGTACTAATTTGAAGCTTCCCATCCATTTGAAAAAAAAGATACAAATGGAAAAAGAAGCATCTCAGCCAAACTTTTTCCGTTCGCTTATTATCGGTGTGGCATTATGTATTTTATCCCCTATCGCTTTATTAGTGACAATCGCCATTAACGATCAAGCAGCAAACTATGGCGTCTGTATTTTATTAGTTCTTATTGCCATAGCAGTTTACCTATTTATTGTAAGTGGTGGAAAAAAGGATGCTTACGACAAACTTTTAAAGGAAACATCTCATTCTTTTGAAAAAAAGCATGAAGATAAAGTAATCGGTGCCTTCGCAGCAATTATCTGGCCACTCGCCGTTGCCATTTTCTTAATTACTGGATTTGTGTACGGAAACTGGCATATCAATTGGATTATATTCCCAATATCAGGACTACTTATGGCCATGTTCAGCGGTGCATACAGCATTTTGAAAAAGGAAGGATAA
- a CDS encoding VOC family protein, which translates to MGRPIHFEIHVDDMERAKKFYGEVFNWKFEDWSDYAGMPYFGAVTGDESELGINGALIKRTVPLPEKIQAVNGYACTMGVEDYNVAEEKILQNGGTVALPKHALPGMAWQGYYNDTEGNIFGIHQPDKDAK; encoded by the coding sequence ATGGGGAGACCAATTCATTTTGAAATTCATGTGGATGACATGGAACGTGCAAAAAAGTTTTATGGAGAGGTATTTAATTGGAAGTTTGAAGATTGGAGTGATTATGCTGGAATGCCGTATTTTGGAGCAGTGACCGGGGATGAGAGTGAGCTAGGTATTAACGGAGCTTTAATCAAACGCACCGTTCCTCTCCCAGAAAAAATCCAAGCTGTAAATGGGTATGCTTGTACAATGGGAGTAGAAGACTATAATGTAGCCGAGGAGAAAATTCTTCAAAATGGAGGAACAGTTGCATTGCCAAAACACGCTTTACCTGGAATGGCATGGCAAGGCTATTACAACGATACAGAAGGAAATATATTCGGCATTCATCAACCTGACAAAGACGCGAAATAA
- a CDS encoding VanW family protein: MYSHFLIGLILFSYAAILPGDFFRTVESSAQQKVTEQELLWKSPSLPVIDTKEFNKVMDEIDKQVYIKPKDARINKSGNIVPEKVGYRLHRLKFIDQMYAHYFNDTSSKQEFPLEVIYPKVDSELLESIRRKRIGRYITTFNRNNKERSMNISLATKAINNSVIFPNEQFSFNQVVGKRTVEKGYLQAPVIINGKFSEDIGGGICQVSSTLFNAVDNAGLKIVHRYSHSRKIPYVPPKRDATVSWDGPDFVFENNYQRPVLLQAKMLGNHVLIEVYSSEAISYHPINVPYF; the protein is encoded by the coding sequence ATGTATTCTCATTTTTTAATCGGACTCATCCTATTTTCATATGCAGCAATTTTACCAGGCGATTTTTTTAGAACAGTTGAAAGTTCCGCACAGCAAAAGGTTACGGAACAAGAACTTTTATGGAAATCCCCTAGTTTGCCAGTCATCGATACAAAAGAATTTAATAAAGTGATGGATGAAATAGATAAACAAGTATATATCAAACCAAAAGACGCCAGAATTAATAAATCTGGGAATATTGTTCCCGAAAAAGTTGGATATCGTCTCCATCGACTGAAATTTATTGATCAAATGTATGCCCATTATTTTAATGATACTTCCAGTAAGCAGGAGTTCCCCTTAGAAGTCATTTATCCTAAAGTAGATAGCGAACTATTAGAAAGTATTCGCCGAAAAAGGATTGGCAGATATATAACAACCTTTAACAGAAATAATAAAGAACGAAGCATGAATATTTCGCTTGCTACAAAAGCAATAAATAATAGTGTAATTTTTCCAAATGAACAATTTTCCTTTAATCAAGTTGTCGGAAAGAGAACCGTAGAAAAAGGATATTTACAAGCTCCAGTAATCATTAATGGGAAATTTTCAGAAGATATTGGTGGGGGAATATGCCAAGTTTCTTCTACTCTTTTTAATGCGGTAGATAATGCGGGATTAAAAATTGTCCATCGCTATTCACATAGCAGAAAAATCCCGTATGTTCCACCTAAACGAGACGCCACAGTTAGCTGGGACGGACCAGATTTTGTGTTTGAAAATAACTACCAACGACCAGTACTCCTCCAAGCAAAAATGCTAGGAAATCATGTACTCATTGAGGTATATTCATCAGAAGCTATCTCTTATCACCCTATAAATGTTCCATATTTTTAA